The following are encoded together in the Panicum virgatum strain AP13 chromosome 6K, P.virgatum_v5, whole genome shotgun sequence genome:
- the LOC120712943 gene encoding ubiquitin carboxyl-terminal hydrolase 45-like, translating to MGDTRPRAWEAGESSRDAKTPRLDLLASAALGQNDLSGWDEWPEVTGDNDRCDHVPTDSAHKEILDSSLLSDDAGKCADCQREEEPGKCRPVNSRILVCLGCGRQSCGDSENYLPYGHAQDHAKHEQHWVAAMFADPQAGFCFKCGTEVSVYPEPDEMSGEIQAGGHAFGFDAHSGPVNGLLNIGYTWQGHEFGSANVQGYAIRGIPNRGSTCYVNAIVQCLLVLDKLRARMLGPDAPPGQLGLALMELFVETCVEDAVVGMLNPDKLLRRVRLHTDRFEAYRMHDSHELLDSLRSALHSEENEIETPNRQSGAGTVIDSIFRGEISYTRSCICCGSSLVLRDQFCELSLPLPSKEHPSRSAAAPQTSESLKSEPKKAAAQLIPANEKSTSEKIQEVAKSGDSHILGSELKDVVVEKTPEPLEVDSCEAQCIWQSKDVLQDPLETVEDKVSCSELSRGIIEAPPKSVSFVPQSLSSVKVEQVIEMTADSHSPEDMVPLPLIAPLSENGAPMALGSSVDQNGNADPGDLLNQLEVSIQAKENTYTGQLTAEHKGNARSRDAVHDKVVGVSNIVPSIEDCLSLFFKEQVVTRNCDDCPKVIEEPSTNQSENGGQMMASTTDSTAVDGNLTEQSDRLTCQIGQSIEPSSVECKSSSSRQPDDSDAKSEIIQTEEAVTERISSGMSYGDKEIECHEGIQEAVSSCLPAEKQTDLLSSEHSQNLSTPNQDKSKRVGVDLSASQLGDSQNEQKERSGCAIETPCITKLPSVLTLHLKRYIKCGNAHHKNEAHVSYKEYLDVQRFMDPSSVDKDKSLYQLAGVVEHCGPSMNAGHYVAYVRARRLGNHEQQSTCSSSWFCADDGHIRYVTLEDVLKREAYILFYEKMEG from the exons ATGGGGGACACGAGGCCGAGGGCGTGGGAGGCGGGCGAGAGCTCGCGGGATGCCAAGACTCCGCGGCTGGACTTGCTGGCTTCGGCGGCGTTGGGGCAGAACGATCTGTCGGGCTGGGACGAATGGCCGGAGGTGACCGGCGACAATGATCGGTGCGATCACGTCCCCACTGACAGTGCTCACAAGGAGATTCTGGATTCATCTCTGCTATCCGATGACGCAGGGAAGTGTGCGGATTGCCAGCGCGAGGAGGAGCCTGGTAAATGCCGGCCTGTGAATAGCCGAATCTTGGTGTGCCTGGGATGCGGCCGGCAATCCTGCGGGGATTCAGAGAATTATCTCCCATATGGGCATGCTCAGGATCACGCCAAGCATGAGCAGCATTGGGTTGCTGCGATGTTCGCTGATCCACAAGCTGGATTCTGCTTCAAGTGTGGAACTGAAGTGTCTGTGTATCCAGAGCCGGATGAAATGTCAGGCGAAATTCAGGCAGGTGGTCATGCGTTTGGATTTGATGCGCACTCCGGTCCTGTCAATGGATTACTGAATATCGGGTACACATGGCAAGGCCATGAGTTCGGATCAGCTAATGTGCAAGGCTATGCTATCAGAGGGATACCGAATCGCGGGAGCACCTGCTACGTGAATGCAATAGTGCAGTGCCTCCTTGTGCTTGATAAGCTGCGGGCAAGGATGTTAGGACCGGATGCTCCGCCAGGTCAACTTGGACTAGCACTGATGGAGCTTTTTGTGGAGACATGTGTGGAAGATGCTGTGGTAGGCATGCTGAACCCAGATAAACTCTTGAGAAGGGTACGCTTGCATACTGACAGGTTCGAAGCCTATAGAATGCACGACAGCCATGAACTGCTTGACTCCTTGCGTAGTGCTTTGCATAGCGAGGAAAATGAAATTGAGACTCCTAACAGGCAAAGCGGTGCTGGTACAGTAATTGATTCCATTTTCAGGGGTGAAATCTCTTATACACGGTCCTGCATTTGTTGTGGATCTAGTCTGGTTTTACGCGATCAGTTCTGTGAGCTCTCACTGCCCCTGCCATCAAAGGAGCATCCATCCAGAAGTGCTGCAGCACCACAAACAAGCGAGTCTCTCAAATCTGAACCAAAGAAAGCTGCTGCACAACTAATTCCAGCAAATGAGAAGAGTACCTCGGAAAAAATCCAAGAAGTTGCCAAAAGCGGTGATTCTCATATTCTTGGTTCAGAATTGAAAGATGTCGTCGTGGAGAAAACACCTGAGCCTTTGGAAGTTG ATTCTTGTGAAGCGCAATGTATCTGGCAAAGCAAGGATGTTCTACAGGATCCTTTGGAGACTGTGGAGGATAAAGTCTCATGTTCTGAACTTTCACGAGGGATCATTGAAGCGCCACCAAAATCTGTTAGTTTTGTTCCGCAGAGCTTGTCTAGTGTCAAAGTTGAGCAAGTGATTGAGATGACAGCAGATTCCCACAGTCCAGAAGATATGGTTCCACTTCCACTTATTGCTCCACTAAGTGAAAACGGTGCACCAATGGCATTAGGCAGTTCTGTAGATCAAAATGGAAATGCTGATCCTGGCGATCTATTGAATCAGCTGGAAGTTAGtatacaagccaaggagaaCACTTACACAGGACAATTAACTGCAGAACACAAAGGAAATGCTCGGAGTAGAGATGCTGTACATGATAAGGTGGTAGGGGTTAGCAATATTGTACCATCAATTGAGGACTGTCTATCACTGTTTTTTAAAGAACAGGTAGTAACACGGAATTGTGATGATTGTCCCAAGGTTATTGAGGAGCCAAGTACCAACCAAAGCGAAAATGGTGGGCAGATGATGGCAAGTACCACTGATAGCACAGCAGTTGATGGGAATCTGACTGAACAGTCAGACAGGTTAACATGCCAAATTGGGCAATCTATTGAGCCTTCGTCAGTAGAATGCAAATCTTCTTCAAGTAGGCAACCAGATGATTCTGATGCAAAGAGTGAAATTATACAAACAGAAGAAGCTGTTACAGAAAGAATAAGTTCTGGGATGAGTTATGGTGATAAAGAAATTGAATGTCATGAAGGTATTCAAGAAGCTGTAAGTAGTTGCCTTCCAGCTGAGAAACAGACCGATCTGTTGAGCTCTGAGCATAGTCAAAATCTTAGCACGCCAAATCAGGACAAGAGTAAGCGAGTCGGGGTGGATCTTAGTGCAAGCCAGTTAGGAGATAGCCAAAACGAACAGAAAGAGAGGAGTGGATGTGCTATTGAAACACCTTGTATTACCAAGCTGCCATCTGTATTAACTCTTCATCTTAAGAGGTACATCAAGTGTGGCAATGCCCATCATAAAAATGAAGCACATGTGAGCTATAAGGAGTACCTTGATGTACAGCGATTCATGGACCCCAG
- the LOC120712947 gene encoding uncharacterized protein LOC120712947, which translates to MEEKKKDLLRKLTIVSIPFVFVAIPSVVIIVGMLSPHAAEPREGAGPLPPGRNHSLSMLSTMTGGQMILSCRAAFSGNWEYFHYFILDPYKPQQAFFQPQADPYVIFCKWGYMGNFLQDVVVFNSCATWAPDCRVDNGGCRYLFQDGHMFLVTGKHGGGGPAPKAKVAAETLGPGAAPGPWQGQAPAPAPAAPPPDLPLDALPALPQVREKKLVGDVVLRECQHVLGLFPTMCRKKSHRHEYVGKIIGRWRWWFNY; encoded by the coding sequence atggaggagaagaagaaggacttgcTCCGGAAGCTGACGATCGTCTCGATCCCGTTCGTGTTCGTGGCGATCCCGTCCGTGGTGATCATCGTGGGCATGCTGTCCCCGCACGCGGCGGAGCCCCGGGAGGGCGCGGGGCCGTTGCCGCCGGGGCGGAACCACTCGCTGTCGATGCTGAGCACCATGACGGGGGGCCAGATGATCCTCAGCTGCCGCGCCGCCTTCTCCGGCAACTGGGAGTACTTCCACTACTTCATCCTGGACCCCTACAAGCCCCAGCAGGCCTTCTTCCAGCCGCAGGCCGACCCCTACGTCATCTTCTGCAAGTGGGGGTACATGGGCAACTTCCTCCAGGACGTGGTCGTCTTCAACAGCTGCGCCACCTGGGCGCCCGACTGCCGCGTCGACAACGGCGGCTGCCGCTACCTCTTCCAGGACGGCCACATGTTCCTCGTCACCGggaagcacggcggcggcggccccgcgcCCAAGGCGAAGGTGGCGGCGGAGACGCtggggccgggggcggcgccgggcccGTGGCAAGGccaggctccggctccggctccggctgcgccgccgccggatttgCCTCTGGACGCGCTGCCGGCTTTGCCGCAGGTGCGGGAGAAGAAGCTGGTCGGGGACGTGGTGCTCAGGGAGTGCCAGCACGTGCTCGGGCTGTTCCCCACCATGTGCCGGAAGAAGTCGCACCGCCACGAGTACGTCGGCAAGATCATCggccggtggcggtggtggttcaACTACTAG